A genomic region of Pseudoalteromonas piscicida contains the following coding sequences:
- a CDS encoding GMC family oxidoreductase N-terminal domain-containing protein has protein sequence MKPISSPLAAIQPHYDVLVIGSGYGGSIAASRMARAGKSVCLLERGREFLTGDFPDTELEAAGELQFNSQTGHKGSHLGLFDIHMHREQNVVVGCGLGGTSLINANVALPPVDAVLRDPVWPHAIRDDEDGLLEEGFTRAREMLKPALYPEYYPTLNKLKAHQQSANALEAPFNKVPINVCFATPEGGVNHVGVEQQACNNCGDCVSGCNFNAKNTTRMNYLPDAWNHGAEIYCQASVRYLEKTDSGWRVFYQDMETGAECFSAAPLFVEADLVILAAGTLGSNEILLRSQSRGLAISSQLGQHFTGNGDMLGFGYNCDTEIDGVGVGNLEPEGKAPTGPCITSAIDLREASEHAQQMIIEEGSLPGAMAGVLPTALASAAGVIGLDTDHGFYDALEEQARVWQSQWRGAYHGAVKHTQTYLVMSHDDSQGVITLEQDKLNIRWPELGSQPNFHHASEKLLQATAALGGTYVKNPIWSPWLNNRLVTVHPLGGCRLAETGSEGVVNHKGQVFTGESDACYDSLYVSDGAIIPTSLAVNPLLTISALTERCCALIAKDRDWQIDYQLPSSRSRSAEPTTTGLAFTERMQGYFSRVVEPSTTSLQTYLAAYQQGQETNQTLSFVLTVTSTDLEVMLTDPQHKAHISGRVECNLLSDKPLTVRNGEFRLFERQAFPPNTRKMIYKMNLMAEDGKQYFFNAFKLIKDDPHSLDLWDDTTTLFVDIHEGEDTQGAVCGHGIMKIAPIDFVTQLATIRVSHAESKAARLKAIARFGQFFAGTLYQSYGSIFYQEKTHSGELVRKKRPLRAPTPEVYLFDTADHVQLSLTRYRGGDKGPVMLVHGLGVASSIFSTDMIDTNLVEYLVANQYDVWLLDYRVSILLPAAAKQSNGDQVAKYDYPAAVNKIRTITGADSIQAVVHCYGATTFFMSMLSGLSGVRSVVASQIAADVVVPMATKMKTGLHLPSFLERLGVDSLTARVPEQSNGLASLYDKALGLYALAEAQGRCNNDSCHRVTFMYASLYRHDQLTDLLHEHIDELFAEANIQTLEHLAAICRAGKLVDADGKDVYMPHINRLNVPTLFISGADNECYLPESTKKTYERLCLAFGDAQFTRKVIPNYAHIDCIFGRQADVDVFPHILNHLERY, from the coding sequence ATGAAACCAATTTCTTCACCTCTGGCGGCAATTCAGCCGCATTACGATGTACTTGTTATTGGTAGTGGTTATGGCGGTTCTATCGCTGCGTCACGCATGGCGAGAGCCGGAAAATCAGTCTGCCTACTTGAGCGAGGGCGCGAGTTTTTAACGGGAGATTTTCCGGATACCGAGTTGGAGGCCGCTGGCGAGTTGCAGTTTAATAGCCAAACAGGACACAAGGGCTCTCATTTGGGATTATTTGATATTCATATGCACCGTGAACAGAATGTCGTCGTCGGTTGTGGTTTAGGTGGCACCTCTCTTATCAATGCCAATGTTGCTTTGCCCCCAGTAGATGCAGTACTGAGAGATCCAGTATGGCCACATGCGATTAGAGATGATGAGGATGGCTTGTTGGAAGAGGGTTTCACGCGGGCTCGAGAGATGCTGAAACCTGCCTTATACCCTGAATATTACCCAACTTTGAATAAACTGAAGGCTCACCAGCAGTCGGCAAATGCATTAGAAGCTCCCTTTAATAAAGTACCAATCAATGTATGTTTTGCGACGCCTGAAGGTGGCGTTAACCATGTGGGTGTTGAGCAGCAAGCATGTAATAACTGCGGAGACTGTGTGTCTGGCTGTAATTTCAATGCCAAAAACACAACTCGAATGAATTACTTACCGGATGCTTGGAATCATGGCGCAGAAATTTATTGCCAGGCCAGTGTGCGCTACTTGGAGAAAACCGACTCCGGTTGGCGGGTGTTTTACCAAGACATGGAAACCGGCGCAGAGTGCTTTTCTGCAGCCCCGTTATTTGTTGAGGCGGATCTTGTGATTTTGGCTGCAGGCACGCTGGGCAGTAATGAAATTTTATTGCGTAGCCAAAGTCGCGGTTTGGCTATCTCTTCGCAACTTGGTCAGCATTTTACTGGTAATGGCGATATGTTGGGTTTTGGCTATAACTGCGACACCGAAATCGATGGTGTTGGGGTTGGTAATCTAGAGCCAGAAGGCAAAGCGCCTACAGGACCTTGTATCACCAGTGCAATCGATCTTCGTGAAGCGAGCGAACACGCGCAACAAATGATTATTGAAGAGGGAAGTTTACCCGGCGCCATGGCGGGAGTGTTACCAACTGCGCTTGCAAGTGCTGCGGGTGTAATTGGGCTCGACACGGATCACGGTTTTTATGACGCTTTGGAGGAGCAAGCGAGAGTATGGCAAAGCCAATGGCGAGGTGCTTATCATGGTGCGGTAAAACATACTCAAACCTACTTAGTAATGAGCCATGACGATAGCCAAGGTGTCATAACTTTAGAGCAAGACAAGTTGAACATCCGTTGGCCAGAGTTAGGATCTCAGCCTAATTTTCATCATGCGAGTGAAAAGCTGCTTCAAGCAACAGCAGCGCTCGGTGGCACCTATGTTAAAAACCCAATTTGGTCACCGTGGTTGAATAATCGCTTGGTTACAGTTCATCCTTTAGGTGGCTGTCGGCTTGCTGAGACGGGTTCCGAAGGGGTGGTGAATCATAAAGGGCAAGTGTTTACAGGAGAGAGTGATGCCTGCTACGACTCGCTCTATGTGTCAGATGGTGCCATCATTCCAACATCGCTTGCGGTCAATCCGCTGCTTACGATAAGCGCATTGACGGAGCGCTGCTGTGCACTTATCGCCAAGGACCGTGATTGGCAAATTGACTATCAATTGCCATCAAGCCGCTCCCGTAGCGCTGAGCCGACTACAACAGGGTTGGCGTTTACAGAGCGCATGCAGGGCTATTTTAGCCGCGTGGTAGAGCCAAGCACTACCTCTTTACAAACCTACTTGGCTGCTTATCAGCAGGGTCAAGAAACAAACCAAACGCTATCGTTTGTATTGACGGTTACCTCGACGGATCTAGAGGTGATGTTGACCGACCCACAACATAAAGCGCATATTTCGGGTCGCGTTGAGTGCAATCTGCTTTCTGATAAACCATTGACCGTTCGCAATGGTGAGTTTCGTTTGTTTGAGCGTCAGGCCTTTCCACCAAATACTCGGAAGATGATCTATAAAATGAATTTAATGGCGGAGGATGGCAAGCAGTACTTCTTTAATGCCTTTAAGCTAATCAAAGACGACCCTCACTCTCTCGATCTTTGGGATGATACTACAACCTTATTTGTTGATATTCATGAAGGAGAAGATACTCAAGGGGCCGTGTGTGGTCACGGTATTATGAAGATAGCACCGATTGATTTTGTGACGCAGCTTGCCACTATTCGTGTAAGTCATGCCGAGAGTAAAGCAGCTCGCTTAAAAGCCATTGCGCGCTTTGGGCAATTTTTTGCGGGCACTCTATATCAAAGTTACGGCAGTATTTTTTACCAAGAAAAAACGCACAGTGGTGAATTGGTGCGCAAAAAGCGGCCGCTAAGGGCTCCAACACCTGAAGTGTACTTGTTTGATACAGCTGATCATGTGCAGCTATCGCTGACTCGTTATCGTGGCGGTGACAAGGGCCCGGTTATGTTAGTGCATGGGCTGGGAGTTGCTTCGAGTATCTTTTCCACCGACATGATTGATACCAACTTAGTCGAGTACCTAGTCGCTAACCAATATGACGTGTGGCTATTGGATTATCGAGTCAGTATTTTGTTGCCTGCCGCCGCAAAGCAATCAAATGGCGATCAGGTCGCGAAATACGATTACCCTGCCGCGGTGAACAAAATCCGAACCATTACGGGAGCGGATAGTATTCAGGCGGTGGTGCATTGTTATGGTGCTACGACCTTCTTTATGTCTATGCTTAGCGGACTTTCTGGGGTTCGCAGTGTCGTTGCATCACAAATTGCGGCGGACGTCGTGGTGCCGATGGCAACGAAAATGAAGACAGGTTTGCATCTCCCTTCATTTTTAGAAAGGTTGGGCGTAGACTCACTAACGGCGCGAGTACCAGAGCAGAGCAATGGGCTTGCCTCTTTGTATGATAAGGCGCTAGGCTTGTACGCGCTCGCCGAGGCACAGGGGCGATGCAACAATGATAGCTGCCATCGCGTGACCTTTATGTACGCCTCCTTATACCGTCATGATCAGTTAACCGATTTGCTGCATGAGCATATTGATGAACTATTTGCCGAAGCCAATATTCAAACCCTTGAGCACCTTGCTGCAATTTGTCGCGCAGGAAAACTGGTTGATGCAGATGGCAAGGACGTTTACATGCCACACATCAACCGATTAAACGTGCCGACGCTATTTATTAGCGGGGCAGATAACGAATGCTATTTACCTGAGAGCACGAAAAAAACCTATGAACGTCTTTGTCTTGCCTTTGGTGATGCTCAGTTTACGCGTAAGGTGATCCCCAATTACGCGCACATAGATTGTATCTTTGGGCGTCAGGCTGATGTAGATGTTTTTCCACATATTCTCAATCATTTAGAGCGATATTAG
- a CDS encoding TonB-dependent receptor, producing MTRFHPFTAAYYALMSVISSSVYANMDNAKPSVYAGSSLQQFAAQDALATIERLPSFTLIEQSGERGLGGSSANILLNGMEIRVKSGSVSEYLKQLPVDQIAALEVYLSHHPFPSLKQYNQVVNIIRDEKNNAYNWQLGSTLNASAATGITAMAGFILPKRQWTHSGHIQVQDEPFKSTSQGQLFASDNTPEESSEETFKEQSERITLSFTSHKTMQDGALTLNVQAIKDNLQSQYEWLYRTPTSSSDVESAFSQERDKTNTSEISIDRQWQGQHWSTQLTGYYSKQKNELHMLDGLSARLSTPSFTQYKRTDERVIRLMVNDTVSEYGLEASINRVNANTILPEEQLHSTIKELSIEPFAAFTWSLSPKWQLYSKLAAEQATLSTNSSKSEDIQHLIAKPLVRLNYDATKSTQFTTTLKHEVEQLDFSLFLPELNAGFGRLQFGNLKIKPMQYTELALQIDIEEGERWRFNVKPFYQWQKDVHEYQQDNRGESIVANAGDAALWGLDGAVNLDLSSWINNSQLNLDYSYRDASYRDVLTGKRAINGTVPHWASMQFRQSFNRFSWSAEISSGDSYREYYPDEQFIESGSLQLTLQAQLQVSQRVKLNLEASPLTSRYEYRRLYYNASRAGSVSAMEAIRERVPPEFALTLSGSW from the coding sequence ATGACACGATTTCATCCCTTCACGGCGGCCTATTACGCTTTAATGAGCGTCATAAGTAGCAGCGTTTACGCCAATATGGATAACGCTAAACCGAGTGTTTATGCTGGAAGTTCACTGCAACAGTTTGCAGCACAAGATGCACTTGCAACCATCGAGCGCTTACCGTCATTCACACTCATAGAACAAAGTGGTGAGCGCGGCCTAGGTGGCAGCTCTGCCAATATTTTATTAAATGGCATGGAGATCCGCGTAAAGTCTGGATCGGTCTCGGAGTATTTAAAACAGCTTCCCGTTGACCAAATCGCTGCGCTAGAAGTCTACCTAAGTCATCACCCATTTCCTTCACTTAAGCAATATAATCAAGTTGTTAACATCATTCGTGATGAAAAAAACAATGCCTATAATTGGCAACTAGGTAGCACACTCAATGCCAGCGCCGCCACTGGCATAACAGCAATGGCAGGGTTTATCTTACCTAAAAGGCAATGGACGCACAGCGGTCATATTCAAGTTCAGGATGAGCCGTTTAAAAGCACCAGCCAAGGTCAGCTGTTCGCGTCTGATAACACACCCGAGGAAAGCAGCGAAGAAACATTTAAGGAGCAAAGTGAGCGAATAACGCTCTCATTTACCAGCCACAAAACCATGCAGGATGGCGCCTTAACACTCAATGTTCAGGCTATAAAAGACAACTTGCAGTCACAATACGAATGGCTGTACCGCACGCCAACTTCATCCAGCGATGTTGAATCTGCGTTTTCGCAAGAGCGCGATAAAACAAACACTAGCGAGATATCTATCGATAGGCAGTGGCAAGGTCAGCATTGGAGCACACAACTCACAGGCTACTACTCAAAACAAAAGAATGAGTTGCACATGCTTGATGGTCTCTCTGCGCGGCTTTCAACACCAAGCTTTACACAGTATAAGCGTACTGACGAGCGAGTAATTCGCCTGATGGTAAACGACACTGTCTCGGAGTACGGTCTTGAGGCCAGTATCAATCGAGTAAATGCCAACACAATATTGCCCGAGGAGCAGCTACACAGCACGATAAAAGAGCTAAGTATTGAGCCCTTTGCGGCTTTTACTTGGTCGCTTTCACCAAAATGGCAGTTATACAGCAAACTGGCAGCCGAGCAGGCTACACTTTCGACCAATAGCAGTAAGAGTGAAGATATTCAGCATCTCATCGCCAAGCCGTTGGTGCGATTAAATTATGACGCGACAAAAAGCACTCAGTTTACAACCACCTTAAAGCATGAAGTGGAACAGCTCGATTTTTCACTTTTTTTACCAGAGCTCAACGCAGGATTTGGCCGCTTACAGTTTGGCAATCTTAAAATAAAGCCAATGCAGTACACTGAACTTGCACTGCAAATTGATATTGAAGAAGGTGAAAGATGGCGTTTTAACGTTAAGCCTTTTTATCAGTGGCAAAAAGATGTGCATGAATATCAGCAAGATAATCGAGGAGAAAGCATAGTTGCAAATGCCGGGGATGCCGCACTTTGGGGGCTAGATGGTGCGGTTAATCTAGACTTATCAAGCTGGATCAACAACAGTCAGCTCAATCTTGATTATAGTTATCGGGACGCATCATACCGTGACGTGCTCACGGGAAAACGTGCAATCAACGGGACTGTTCCACATTGGGCTAGTATGCAATTTCGACAAAGCTTTAATCGATTTTCGTGGAGCGCTGAGATTTCCAGCGGGGATAGTTATCGCGAATATTATCCCGATGAGCAATTTATTGAATCAGGCTCATTGCAATTGACTTTGCAAGCACAGCTTCAAGTAAGCCAACGCGTTAAGCTCAACTTAGAAGCTTCGCCACTCACGTCTAGATACGAATATCGACGCTTGTATTACAACGCCTCACGGGCGGGCAGCGTAAGTGCGATGGAAGCGATTCGTGAGCGTGTACCACCAGAGTTTGCGCTCACGCTAAGCGGAAGTTGGTAG
- a CDS encoding acyltransferase family protein — MDHLNRRVELDWLRVIAFTILIFYHTAMLYVPNWGFHYKSAYTSVWLEYLMLLISPWRMLLIWFISGVALRYIFDKQGACTAMLFRTPLLLLPLLFGIWLVVPVQLYAEMQQNAGLTLGYVDFYKQFIDFNSPLFSQYQSGIWPHVDVNHLWYLRELWRFTLLLAVLHIVFNSKPQVMLRHFITLRWSTYLLSVLAFASLLWAQLALDGDSKREFQGFVFLLAGYLLAKHNRFWAWLARQGKVLLWVCAVNAMIILLLYHFYWLQQDTRTTFITWSGSLVLVLQRVCAVLLILALAARYLNRPHPLLTRLNKVVFPIYLWHQSVIIALALWLSRYQLGGVFESLLVITGTLLFSGLLFWLVPKLGSLGLMVGYRAALLTNNKILWGLGCLLLLPLILRII; from the coding sequence ACCGCTATGTTATATGTACCTAATTGGGGTTTTCACTACAAAAGTGCTTATACTTCGGTTTGGCTAGAATATCTGATGTTACTGATCTCACCATGGCGCATGTTGCTTATCTGGTTTATCTCGGGAGTTGCGCTTAGATATATTTTTGATAAACAAGGTGCATGCACAGCCATGCTCTTTCGTACTCCTTTGCTATTGCTCCCGCTATTATTTGGCATATGGCTAGTTGTGCCCGTACAACTGTACGCAGAAATGCAGCAAAATGCTGGATTAACGCTTGGGTATGTTGATTTTTACAAACAGTTTATTGATTTTAATAGCCCTTTATTTAGTCAGTATCAAAGCGGTATTTGGCCCCATGTCGATGTCAATCACTTGTGGTATTTGCGAGAATTATGGCGTTTTACTTTGCTCCTTGCTGTGTTGCATATCGTCTTTAATTCTAAGCCTCAAGTAATGCTCCGGCATTTTATCACTTTGCGCTGGTCAACTTATCTACTAAGCGTGCTGGCTTTTGCAAGCTTACTTTGGGCTCAGCTAGCATTGGACGGTGATAGCAAAAGAGAATTTCAGGGATTTGTTTTTCTTCTCGCAGGTTATCTGCTTGCTAAGCATAATCGGTTTTGGGCTTGGCTTGCTCGGCAAGGTAAAGTGCTGCTGTGGGTTTGTGCAGTCAACGCTATGATTATTTTGCTTTTATATCATTTTTACTGGTTGCAGCAAGATACGCGCACAACCTTCATTACTTGGAGTGGGAGTCTTGTGTTGGTGTTGCAGCGCGTGTGTGCGGTGTTGTTGATATTAGCATTAGCGGCGCGTTATCTTAACCGTCCTCATCCGCTGCTTACGAGGCTCAATAAAGTGGTGTTTCCTATCTATCTCTGGCACCAAAGCGTGATTATTGCCTTGGCGCTTTGGCTGAGCCGTTATCAACTTGGTGGTGTGTTTGAGAGCCTGTTGGTGATCACAGGAACGCTGCTATTTTCTGGATTGTTGTTTTGGCTGGTGCCAAAGCTGGGCTCCCTTGGGTTGATGGTGGGGTATCGCGCAGCCTTGCTGACAAACAATAAAATTCTTTGGGGGTTGGGGTGTTTGTTATTGTTGCCGCTGATCCTCCGGATTATTTAA